The Acropora palmata chromosome 10, jaAcrPala1.3, whole genome shotgun sequence genome contains a region encoding:
- the LOC141895145 gene encoding SREBP regulating gene protein-like: protein MSVVFVRRWLVAFFIALGIIFIVAISLRKSYQVSGVLGVGPTAEFQWIDIENLTEFRACRNSIQGALLIVDERGFVCQRTDLSASGCCHSSGESTQRFECLDCLSNNCCSIYEHCVSCCLNPRNKKLLEQVLQLDSLTVPNVISKSVSDQFELCLVKCRTSSKSVWHENSYKDKTFKHCFGSSGPEFAAI from the exons ATGAGCGTTGTCTTTGTCCGGCGTTGGCTTGTGGCTTTTTTCATAGCCTTAGGAATCATATTTATAGTAGCAATATCCTTAAGAAAG TCTTATCAAGTGTCTGGTGTGTTGGGGGTTGGACCAACTGCAGAGTTTCAGTGGATTGATATTGAAAACTTAACAGAGTTCAGAGCTTGCAGAAACTCAATTCAGGGTGCACTGCTGATTGTTGATGAAAGAG GATTTGTTTGTCAGCGGACTGATTTGTCAGCTAGTGGTTGCTGTCATAGTAGTGGTGAAAGCACTCAGCGCTTTGAGTGCTTAGACTGTCTCAGCAACAATTGCTGCAGCATCTACGAGCATTGTGTGTCCTGTTGTCTCAATCCCAGGAAT aAGAAATTGCTGGAGCAAGTTTTACAGCTTGACTCTTTGACAGTACCTAATGTGATCTCTAAGTCAGTCAGTGATCAATTTGAGCTATGTCTGGTCAAATGCCGAACCTCATCAAAG AGTGTCTGGCATGAGAATTCTTACAAAGACAAGACATTCAAACACTGCTTTGGTTCAAGTGGACCAGAGTTTGCAGCAATTTAG